Below is a window of Nitrososphaerota archaeon DNA.
TCGTTTGGCGCAGAATATTCTTTTTCTAGGAATTGACCTAGCTCGGGATCGTTTCTGAGTTTTTTGTATTCTTTTTCATACCAGATAAGAAAGTTAATTGCATCAATATTTCCTGATTTCTTTGCTATTGTCTTGAATTTTTCAAGACCTACTCTGTCCATTTTGAGGCCGAACTTGATATTGTATTCATCTAGCAAATGCAAGAAAATATCATGAATTATTCCTACAAAACTATCAAATTTTTCAGGCGATTCTAGTCTTGCAAGAATTTTTTCTGCTTGCGATATTTTTTGAGCAGTACTCATAGATACGGTTCTTTCTTAACTCTTGAATATCTGTTTATTTTAATTTCAGTTAATCTCTGTCTATTTTGGCTGTTTAGTGGGGTTATCTTTTGATAATGTTTCTGAATGTACCTGCCGAACTATTACAATTGATACTAAAATTAACAAAATTACAAAAAATGATTTCACATGGTAGCAATTTTCTTATTTTTAAAAAATTACAACAAATTTTTACTGCGGTTCTATTGTTGCTGGAGGCTTGCTTGATATCACATATGAGACCCAGGTTACCTCGTCGATCTCATTTGTGATTCTATTGCTGATCTTTGCCAATATTTCATGCGGCAGTCTGGTCCAATCAGCAGTCATTGCATCAATTGACTCTACCACCCGGATCATCACAATGTTTCCGTACTTTCGCTCATCTCCTACCACACCTACTGCTTTGTCGTCTCCTACCGCTGCATATGCCTGCCAAACCTTATCGTACCATCCAGATATTTCCAATTCTTCTTCTACAATTTTGCTTGCAAGCTTGCAAATGTGTAGTTTCTTTTCCGTTATTTCACCAATTATTCTAACTGCAAGGCCTGGTCCGGGGAATGGATGTCGCATAAGCAGTTTTTTTGGAACGCCTAAAAGTGCGGCAACCCTTCTGACCTCGTCCTTGTATAATTCTCGTAGCGGTTCTAGAACCTCAAGCTTGAGCCAGTCTGGCAAACCTCCAACATTGTGATGAGTCTTGATCACAGCTGCAGGGCCCTTTGAGACTCCACTCTCTATTACATCCGGGTATAGAGTTCCCTGCGCAAGCCACCTGAACGGACCGTTTTTTTCTGCAAATTCGGTAAAAATTCTAACAAATTCCTCACCAATCATCTTTCTTTTTTTCTCTGGATCTGCTATTCCCTGCAGTCCATCCACAAATCTCTTTTTTGCATGAATTGGAGTGAAATTGACTGCAAAATTATCCTTGAACATTTTCTCTATTTCGTACTCTTCGTCTAGTCGCAACAATCCATTGTCGACAAATACGCACTTGAGCCTGTTTCCAATTGCCTTATGAATCAATAATGCAGCAACCGTGGAGTCAATTCCACCGCTTACTCCACACAATACATCTCCTTCTATTTTTGAGATTTCACTCACGGTTTTTTCTATGAATCCCTCCATGGTCCATTCCTGCTTTGCCTTGCAAATGTTTAGAACAAAATTCTTGAGAATCTTGACTCCGTTCTCAGTGTGTACCACCTCGGGATGGAATTGTATTCCGTAGATTGACTTGATTTCATTTGCGATTGCTGCTGCTTGTGATCGTTCAGTGTGGCCAATTATTTTGAAATTGTCAGGAATTTTTTCTGCCTCATCACCATGACTCATCCACGCCCGAAGCGAGTCTCCAACCCCTCCCAAAAGGCTGGTGTTACTGTCTATTGTTAGGGTGGAATGCCCGTATTCTTTGTTGGAGCGCTTTACTTTGCCACCAAAATTATCCACTATTAGCTGGTGACCATAGCAAATCCCAAGCAAAGGTAGACTCAACTCAAAAACCTTCGAATCGGGACGAGGCGAATCATCGTTGTAAACACTTGATGGACCTCCAGAGAAAATGACTCCCTTTGGGTTCATTGCCTTTAGTTTATCAATTGGGATATCAAATGGGACAAGTTCCGCATAAACTGAAAATTCGCGTATTCTTCGACAAATCAGGTGGCTGTACTGAGAACCAAAGTCCAGAACTACTATCTTATCCATTTTATCACTTGGAGTTTTCTATCATCTTTGAGAGCGACCATGTAGCTGTGCTTAAAATTTCAGTGACACGCTCTTTTTGACGATAGTTTTTGATTATTATTTCTCGCAGTGATGTTCCGTCCTTGTTTACAAGACAGTCTATCATGGAATCCTGCGTTATGATTCCCTTTTCCATGTCTGCAATGTCTTTTTTCTTCATCTCACCTATGATTCTCTCAAGGAAAAACGATTTGAATGGATGCATGTCTTCCTTGAGATTTAATGTATTGTCTAAAACAATTAGAACTTGATCAGGTGTGATGTGTGCATTTCCAATAAGTGCACCGTCGGTGTTTTTCTTTAGAGGCACAGAATAATCTTCTTTTTGGACTTGACCTGTTTCTTTTAGTGATGATGCTTTGGTGAAGCTTTGCTGCTTTAGTAAGGAATTGATTAATGCGAGATTTTTCTCAAGCATTTCGATTTCTTCTTTGTGTTTTTGTATTTCAGATGTCAGCTTTTCTTTGACTTCTAGGACGTCTTTGATCTGATCCTCTGAAAACTGCATATTTGTAATGAGGTAATCTCGGTATTAAAACGCATTCTAGCTAGAAACGTTATGTTCAAGCTGCTGGTATGTAATTTTCTTAAAACCCCTGATTGGCTTTGAGAGGGTAAAAAGATCGGATTTTGTTTTTGTCGCATGCCATTCGAGCAGAATTTTCCCACGATGTAGTTTTTTCTGCTTGATTTTCTTTTCCGATTTTTTTGTGCGGGAATATGTGCCTATTTTTGGTCCAAAATCCATGCCAAAAAGAAATATTTTTGATGCACCAAACTTGCTTGCCAAAAACACTGCTCTGTCTCCATCAGTAAAGCCACCAAAATTTTCAATCTTGCCTACTTTTTTTGTCTGTGTTGTCCCAATACAGTTTTTAAAATTTCTTGCAAATTCTAATTTTGAAATGTTATCCCCGTGAGCATGAACAACTATGATGCTTGTCTTACTGAGTTTTCTTATCAAGTCCAAGTCTCCATCCAGATCAGTTGCTATGATTTGAGGCCTGATTCCATTTCTAACTAGGACATCCAGAGAAGAATCTGCACAAATTTTGACTGTATCTTTGTATTTTTTCAAAATTGGCAGTGAAGAGAAAAGTGAGGGGCCAGAGCCAATGACAAAAACTGTCTTGCCAGATATTGTTTTTTTTAGCTTTTGAAAAGAATACTGTCTTGATATGATTGAATCTAATGTGAATGCGGCCTTTAGGTCATTTTGTTTCTGATAACCAAATTCTCGTACTATTTGGTTGTATTTTACACCCCATCCGTGGATCATCAACTCTAAAATGAGCATACTTTATCATAAATGATGTGAACAAACTAGGTCCAGTACGAGTTGGCGGAAAAAACCCAGTCAGAATAATGGGAATACTAAACACCAGTCCGGAATCATTTTACAAAAAATCAATCAAACGTGGGCGAGAGATTCGAGATGCAGTTAAACTAATGGAAAGCAACGGTGCTGACTTTGTTGATGTTGGAGGAATGTCTACTGCGCCGTATCTCTCAACACTGGTATCAGAAAAAGAGGAAACTAGACGAATACTGGATGCGATACGGCACATTCAAAATACATCAAATCTCCCAATCTCGGTTGATACGTGCAGATCTTCTGTGGCAAATATTGCGCTCGAGCATGGTGTGGACATCATAAACGACATTTCCGGACTAAAATACGACAAAAACATGATATCTGTAATAGAAAAACACAGCCCATCACTTGTCTTATGTGCATATGGGCAGTCTCCAATTAAAGACCCAATAGCGCAAGTCAGGCATTTACTAAAGCAGAGCATTACCATTGCAAATAACATCTCCAAAAACAACATTGCAATAGATCCGGCAATTGGCTTTTTCAGAAAGACAGGTAAAAATCACTTTTTTTCAAAAATAAAAAAAGACTGGGTAGCTCGAGATCTGAATGTTTTGCAGAATCTTTCCTCTATTAAGCTGGGGTTGCCCATTTTGATTTCTGTTTCAAACAAGTCATTTATTGGCAAAATTCTCAACAAAGATCCGCAAGACCGTTTGTACGGATCTGTTGCTGCAGAAGCAATCTCCGTTCTCAACGGAGCTGACATAATACGCACCCACAACGTATCGCAAACAAAGGACGCAATTTTTGTGGCGCAAAAATTATCAAAACAAATCAGGAAAGGCTTATAACATAATCAAAATCTTCTGTAGAAGGTTTGGAAATTAAAGAAGGATTAACTTTTGATGACGTTCTTCTTGTGCCAAAATATTCAAACATCACGACCAGATCGCAAACAGATCTGAGAACAAAGTTATCCAAGAATATCTCACTTAACATTCCTCTAATTAGCGCAAACATGGATACCGTAACCGAGTCTGCCATGGCAATTGCTCTGGCAAGGGAGGGCGGAATTGGAATAATTCACCGATTCCTAACCGTCGAAGAAGAAGTAGAAGAAGTACTCAAGGTAAAACGTTCTGCAAGCGTAATGATAGAAAACCCATACACGATATCTCCTGACCAATCGACCAGAGATGCTATCTCTTACATGCAAGAAAAAGGAGTTTCTGGATTACTGGTGGTAAAAGATTCCAAGCTAGCAGGGATTTTGACCCACCGAGATGTCATGTTCGAGTCGGAATCAAACAAGCTGGTCCGAGATATCATGACAAAGGATGTCATTACAGCAAAACCCGGAATCAATCTAGTTGAGGCAAAGGAAATCCTTCGCCAACATCGAATAGAAAAGCTTCCATTAATCGATGACGCAGGCCAAGTAAAGGGGCTGGTCACAAGCAAGGACATTACTCACAATGAGGACTATCCAAATGCATCCAAGGACAAAAAGGGCAGACCGCTAGTCGGCGCAGCAGTCGGCGTCAAAGGCGACTTTATGGAGAGAACCGAAGCGTTATTGGAAGCAGATGCCGATGCCATAGTAGTTGACATTGCACATGGCCACAGCGAAAACGCAATTACCACAATCAAAAATATCAAAAAGGCATTTCCAAGCTGCGAGCTAATCGCAGGAAATGTAGCCACTGCACATGGGGCAGAAGATTTGATAAAGGCGGGAGTAGACGCTGTAAAGGTTGGCGTCGGCTCTGGCTCTATTTGCATTACGAGAGTGATTACCGGTTCTGGCGTTCCGCAGCTAACTGCAGTATATGACTGCGCTCAGATTGGCAAAAAATATGATGTTCCAATAATTTCTGATGGTGGTACTAGGACCTCAGGTGATCTCACAAAAGCACTGGCAGCAGGCGCATCAACTGTAATGGTTGGAAGCCTATTTGGCGGAACCGATGAAAGCCCGGGTTCCTTTGTAATGAAAAATGGCAAGCGCTACAAGATCTATAGGGGAATGGCATCATTTTATGCAGCACTTGGAAGAAAATCAAAGGAAACAGGGAATGTAGCAATTAACGATGACCTAAATGATTATGTCGCAGAGGGAGTAGAGGCAATGGTACCATACAAGGGAACAGTGACTGATATCATAAAGCAGCTAAGCGGAGGTGTGCGTTCTGGCCTGAGTTATTGCGGGGCACATACCATACCACAAATGCAGCAAAACGCAGAATTTATCAAAATGTCGCGAGCAGGATTTGCCGAAAGCCAGCCACATGACGTAGACTTGATGTAAGTTTTTTATTGTCTAGTTTTGAATAACAGTTCGTGCTCAATAAATTCACACTAGCGGGAATCGGAATTGGCGCTGTAATCATTGCAATTGGAGCCTATGCACTAGTTAATTCACTAGGGCTGCAAACCGTTACGCTAGATGACAAGATAGACATGACTAAATCCGTGTCGTACAAATTCCTGGCACCAAAGGACTCACACCAGAATTTCAAGGTGACTGGCGAGAAATTCCACGTGAAATTGGAGACGCCTGGCGCTGGCATACAAAAGGATGAGGATTTCAAAAATGAAATTACGTTTGACTGGTATGTCTTACAGGAAGGCACAAACACAATCAAAATAACAAATGTCGGTCAAACCGAGCTTCAAGTCACTGGAACATTCCAAAAGAACACCGATCCGCTGCTGTTTACGTATCACTTTATGGTGATTACTGCAGGAATTGTGATTATCGGCTTTAGCGCCGCATTTAGTGTCAGAAAGCCAAAGGGATTCTAGGACAGTTTTGCCTTTTTGTACGAGCCTAGTATTTTGAGAAATATACACTGCTGGCTTATTTTCTGTAGCAGTTCTTCTATTCTTTGGTCATATTGGTTTCCATCGAAATCAACGTAAAAATTGTATTCCCAAGGAGTGCTCTTGTTGGGCCTTGATTCTATCTTTGTCAAGTTGATCTTGTAGTCATTGAATTCCTTTAGTATGTTAAAGAGTGCTCCTGCCTCGTGCTTTACTGAAAATATTATCGATGTCTTGTCGCCGTCCTGGATTTTGGTTTTGGATAATACCAAGAATCTAGTATAGTTGTTTGCATTGTCTTCAATTCCTTCCAGTATTATTGGTACGCCATGTATTGCAGATGCACGTCTACTTGCAATACATGCAATATTTCTCTTGTCTAGTTCTTTTATTATCTTGACACTTCCCGCAGTGTCATATGCAGGGATTGGAGTAAGTTTGTATTTTTGAATGAACTTTCTGCACTGTCCCAATGCTTGAGGATGCGAATAAACAGTATCGATGTTTTCCAGCTTGTCAGATCCTATCAGACAGTGGCTCACTCTGTAGTAAATCTCTCCCACCACTGACAGATTGGTTGAACGCAGCAAGTCATAGCTCTCGCCTACGCTTCCTTCAAGTGAATTTTCCACTGGTAGAACGGAATACCGGGTCTTTTCGGTTTCAGTTGATTCTATTGCTTCTGCAAATGTGTGACATGGAATGGTTTCAGAGTCTGCAAAAAATGTCACTGCCGCATCCTCGCTGTATGCACCTCGTTCTCCTTGGAACGATATCTTCGGCATTTTAGTCTCGTAGCTTTACAAAGTCTGCCTTTTCATAGTTGGTAGATATCTTTCGATCTTCCATGTATCCACAATTAGGGCACTTTACTCCGTCTCGAAGCGGCACAACATTGCCAGCGCAAACATTACATTTTGTAAACAACACTCCAAGTTCTGGTTCGTCAACTGTGGCATGAATTGTGCCGTTGAGATGCGTCTCTACCTTTAGCGCTACCACATCGTTAATTCTTGCAATGATTCTTTTTCTATCTGGGTTTTGGCAAATGCATTCAACGCCGGACGAGTTTGGTTTACCATTAACATAATGAATCGCAACTGCAATCATTGATGGAAGCATCATCGCTACTGTACCGATCACGATGTCTCCTTTTTTTGGAATGGATAGCTGCTTGCCGTTTCTTACTTGAACTAATCTTGCCTTTTTGTCCAAATCGATCATTCCTGCAGACGATGCTCGTATTGTTTCCCCATCATCAAATGTGTTGAGGCCGCCTTCTATCTCCTCAATTAATCCCAGCTTGTCGCCAGGCATTACAAAATCAGTCATGACTATCTACTTTATAGTTGGCTAATAATTCTTTATGGCTAGATATCAGACTCGCACACTTGGATGTCTTTTAAGATGTCCCTACCGTCATCGTCTACTATGGATGGTGCAACAAGGCAGATCTTACCGTTCTTTCTTTTGCAGTACAATTCTGATTCGTTGCTGTCTTTGTCCCGCGCCCAAAAGGAATGCGTTTGCGAAAAATTGGGACTCTGGCCGCTTTTTTCGTAGATTTCCTCAGCCGTCCAGACTTGGTCTCGTGCAACAGAGCTTGTTCCAAGCTTCATTCCCTTTATTGCAACGATGTCGCCGTCCTCGTCCTTTATGATGCAGCTTACGTGAATCCTAGCCTTTGGATATCGAATAAAGTTCTTTTTTGCATGGGTGAAGTTGTTTTTTCGTGCCATTTACATCAATTATAGAAAACGAAAATGTTTGCTCTCAAGTTACTTTCCTTGTTGAAAAAAACTTTCGAGTTCTTCAATATTAACATTATTGTTGGTATAAAGATCAAAGCCAGTGTGGAATCTGTAAATAATCATCAATGTTTTCATGTCGCAGTATTTTGAGCAACGCGTTTGCTTGGGGAGTTGACAAAACAGGCTTGTCAAACTGATTGTCAGTTGAAATCCTAGGACATGCGACTTGGATAAACGCGTCTATTCCCTTTAGGTTGCGCAGTCTTTCATTTGTGATGTCAGTTAGGGCAAAAAGCTGCACTGTCTTTCCTTCTTTTTCTAACTCGCGCTTGAATTTTAGTGCAAAGGTTTTGGAAATCTGGCCTTCCTTTAGTCCGACAATGATTCCAAATGTTGTGGCTTCAGCTGCCTTGTATATTGAGAGGGTTGCTTTTCTCTGAAGCATTAGAGCAAATTCCGTGACGTCTCTTACCTCATTAAAGTATGGATCCAAGACATATGTGGGCTTGTTTGTGGAAAGTGCAAGACCAGATGCATGGAAATTACTTTGACCCATGAACACGTTTGCATCCACTTGGTCTCTTACTTCCATTGCAGGATAAAACTCGCATCCAAAGACCTGACCGTCGTTTAGCTGACCTTTCCCTTTTCCTATTCGAACTGTGACTCCGTTGTTTTCAAGAATTGTTCTGACCGAATCTACCTGGTTTAGGTGCTGGCTATCGGTTACCAGTGATACTGTTTTTCCCCTTAGCATTTCTGCGCATTTTGCAGCCACACCATCAAAGGAAACATCATCAAATGCGTCAATCATAAAGACATTTTTTTCAAGGCTTGGCGTGTTTATTGTGTGACCAATGTTGAAAAGAATCTCTGCACCGAGAACCTTGGCACCATTGGAATTCAGATCACATGTTCCCCACGTGGTGTCTGCCAGTACATACGCGGGAATCCCAAATCGGTTCATGATGTTTGTTGCAGTCTCCTGAACTCTTGGGAGCATTCCATCCGGACCGTTTAATGCGACAGAAACTGGCATGCGCTCTTGTATTATTTGAAAAATTGTCTTTTCATCTATTATTATCATGGAATGGATGACAAACCTTTGATTTTAATTTAAACCAAACTATGGTAAATCACAAATGTCGGTAATAATTTTGATTATCAGTGAAAGACACAATACTCAACATTGGATTTGATGACACAGACTCGCCAAAAGGAATGTGCACTACTTATCTCGCATACAAGCTAGTCAATTCGCTAAAGCAAGACAATGTAAAATTTCTGGATTATCCAAGACTAATTAGGTTCAATCCCAATATTCCGTGGAAAACCCGTGGCAATGGAGCAGTCTCACTCAAAATAGAAACTAAAAATCCTGACAAAGTAAAAAGCAAGGTAATCAAATTCGTAACTAAATTCTCTGATCTAAAAAATGGTGCAAACCCGGGAATTGTATTCTATGAGAACAGCTTCATTCCGCAAGAATTCACGGAACTGAGCAAAAAGGCACTATGGAGCCTGATTAGCAGAAGGCAAATAAAAAAATTCATCTCAAAATATAATTTACAATCATTTCACATTGGCAACGGCCAAGGACTAGTCGGCGCACTAGGAGCAATTGGTTACCGATTTGATGACCATACGTTTGAGCTTCTTAGTTACAGAAAACAATCACAGTTTGGCAAAAAACGCAACATCGTGCCGTCAAGCGTAAAACAAATGCAGGAAAAAACTTACCCAAAAACATTCAATAGCTTTGATACAAAAAAGAAGAAAATTATCTTTGCACCACATGGTCCGGATCCAGTCTTCTTTGGAATACGGGGTGAAGATGCTGACTTGTTGCTTGATGCATCAAAGATGATTCAAACAAAAGAAAAACCAGTGGGGCATCTCATTTTCAAATCAAATCAGGGAACTGGTGATCACCTCCAAAACGAGCTTGACATTGATTCCATCAAACCCTATTCTTCTGGGGTCATAGTGGGAGTGGTCTCTGGCGAACCGAAAATTGAACAAGGTGGACACATCAAGTTTGTCATATCAAAAAACGGCTCTCAGCTGACCTGTTTTGTTTACAAGCCAACCGGCATAACCAATTATGCGGCTCAACTAATCAAAGGAGATCAGATCCGAGTTGGAGGTGGAATCAGAAGGTCATCTCCAAAACATGGGCGAGTGCTCAATGTAGAGTTCTTTGAGGTATTAAAACTGCAAAAAAAGGCAATCCTTACAAATCCGACATGTTCCAAGTGCAACAAAAAGATGAAGTCAAAGGGTCGTAATCAGGGATTTGAATGCATAAGATGTGGCAGAAAAGCAGCAAAAAAAGTAACCCAAGTGTTGCCGAGAAAAATAAAAAATCAACTATACATTCCACAGACCTCTGCGCACAGACATCTTACCAGACCGCAACAGCGAATCAATGTCACAAACAAGAAAACAAAATTCACAGAATCTTCGGCGTGGATTGCAAATTATAATTGAGTACTAGCGGGGAGTAGATTTGAACTACTGATCTGCGGGTTTCACATCGTTGATGATTATGAGCCCGCCGGGATGACTTTGTCCTGAACGACAGTCTGACTTCCCCACCCCGCTGACTAAAATTGGGTCTAGCAGTGATATATACACTCTCATTTTTGCAAATAATTAATAGGATTTTCAACACATCATTTTATGTGAACAAAAAACTGCGAATCGCGGGCATATTGGCAGCACTTGCGGCCTCTGCAATAATTCTGACGTCACCATCACAGTCTCCACCGTTGCCTCCACCCACACAGTCTCTAGACCCGTCAATCAAGACGCTTGCAACAGATCTCAAAAAGCCATGGGCGATGGCATTTTCCGATGATCGGATTTTTGTTACAGAAAAAGGAGGCAATATCAGAGTAATCCAAAATGATACGTTACTGTCAGAACCGTTGGCCTCTATTCGAGCAGCCAAGATACATGGGGGAGGCCTGCTTGGCATAACGACACATCCTGATTTTGAGAACAATCACTTTTTGTACATTTACTATACTTATTTGGAAAATGAAAATCTCTGGAACAAGGTTTTACGAATCACAGAATCTGATAATAAGATCAAAGATGTTACAACTATAATAGACAAAATCCCTGGCTCGCAATTTTACAATGGTGGAGTAATAAAATTCGGCCCTGATGAAAAATTATACGTCACAACAGGACTCTCCGAGGAATTCTCACATGAATCTCAAAATCTTTCCTCGCTTGAAGGGAAAATTCTCAGACTAAACGATGACGGTACAATCCCTGATGACAATCCATTTGCCAATTCCCCTGTATTGTCATTTGGCCACCGTGACATTCAGGGCATGACGTGGGATCAAAATGGTAACATGATTGTAACAGAACTGGGACCGACAAAAAGTGATGAAATCAATCTGATCAGGCCTGGCCACAATTATGGATGGCCAGAACAAGAGTGCGGTGGAAATGAGAAATTCACAGACCCAATAATCTGCTATGATCCAAGCATAGAGCCAGGCGGAATTATATTTTACAGCGGTGACCAATTAGATTACAAAAACAAACTAATCATGGCCACATTGCGGGGCACTAATCTTTTTGTTGTGAATTTTGAGGAAACCGGCGTAGACTCACAAAAAAGCATATTGAGTGGGCTGGGTAGAATAAGAGATGTCATGCAAGGGCCGGATGGTTATGTTTATGTTATCACTTCAAACACGGACGGAAAGGGATTTCCTGCCAAATCCGATGATAAGCTGTTGAGAATTCTGAAATAACTTGGCATCAAAATTTTTTGAAAAAAGCAGAAAGGAACGACTGGATGAGGTATCGAAATTTGCGAACCTTACTCCAGAAGAACGAAAAATCCTTGAAGGAGCAGGCGGAATCGGCTTTGATCAGGCAGATAAAATGGTGGAAAATGCAATTGGCATGTTCTCGTTTCCGCTTGGGATTGCAACAAATTTTGTCATAAACAACAAGGAATACCTCGTACCAATGGTGATCGAAGAACCCTCTGTAATAGCCGCTGCATCAAAAGCAGCCAAAATAGCAAAAATCCACGGAGGCTTTAGGATGCAAAATGACGAATCCTACAGCATAGGCCAAATCCAAATAGTCAATGTGAACGTCAAAGAAGCAATACCAAAGGTTTTGTCGCATACAAAAGAAATACTGGACTTGGCAAACA
It encodes the following:
- the guaB gene encoding IMP dehydrogenase; its protein translation is MEIKEGLTFDDVLLVPKYSNITTRSQTDLRTKLSKNISLNIPLISANMDTVTESAMAIALAREGGIGIIHRFLTVEEEVEEVLKVKRSASVMIENPYTISPDQSTRDAISYMQEKGVSGLLVVKDSKLAGILTHRDVMFESESNKLVRDIMTKDVITAKPGINLVEAKEILRQHRIEKLPLIDDAGQVKGLVTSKDITHNEDYPNASKDKKGRPLVGAAVGVKGDFMERTEALLEADADAIVVDIAHGHSENAITTIKNIKKAFPSCELIAGNVATAHGAEDLIKAGVDAVKVGVGSGSICITRVITGSGVPQLTAVYDCAQIGKKYDVPIISDGGTRTSGDLTKALAAGASTVMVGSLFGGTDESPGSFVMKNGKRYKIYRGMASFYAALGRKSKETGNVAINDDLNDYVAEGVEAMVPYKGTVTDIIKQLSGGVRSGLSYCGAHTIPQMQQNAEFIKMSRAGFAESQPHDVDLM
- a CDS encoding RNA-binding protein, which encodes MTDFVMPGDKLGLIEEIEGGLNTFDDGETIRASSAGMIDLDKKARLVQVRNGKQLSIPKKGDIVIGTVAMMLPSMIAVAIHYVNGKPNSSGVECICQNPDRKRIIARINDVVALKVETHLNGTIHATVDEPELGVLFTKCNVCAGNVVPLRDGVKCPNCGYMEDRKISTNYEKADFVKLRD
- the guaA gene encoding glutamine-hydrolyzing GMP synthase gives rise to the protein MDKIVVLDFGSQYSHLICRRIREFSVYAELVPFDIPIDKLKAMNPKGVIFSGGPSSVYNDDSPRPDSKVFELSLPLLGICYGHQLIVDNFGGKVKRSNKEYGHSTLTIDSNTSLLGGVGDSLRAWMSHGDEAEKIPDNFKIIGHTERSQAAAIANEIKSIYGIQFHPEVVHTENGVKILKNFVLNICKAKQEWTMEGFIEKTVSEISKIEGDVLCGVSGGIDSTVAALLIHKAIGNRLKCVFVDNGLLRLDEEYEIEKMFKDNFAVNFTPIHAKKRFVDGLQGIADPEKKRKMIGEEFVRIFTEFAEKNGPFRWLAQGTLYPDVIESGVSKGPAAVIKTHHNVGGLPDWLKLEVLEPLRELYKDEVRRVAALLGVPKKLLMRHPFPGPGLAVRIIGEITEKKLHICKLASKIVEEELEISGWYDKVWQAYAAVGDDKAVGVVGDERKYGNIVMIRVVESIDAMTADWTRLPHEILAKISNRITNEIDEVTWVSYVISSKPPATIEPQ
- a CDS encoding DUF1743 domain-containing protein, yielding MCTTYLAYKLVNSLKQDNVKFLDYPRLIRFNPNIPWKTRGNGAVSLKIETKNPDKVKSKVIKFVTKFSDLKNGANPGIVFYENSFIPQEFTELSKKALWSLISRRQIKKFISKYNLQSFHIGNGQGLVGALGAIGYRFDDHTFELLSYRKQSQFGKKRNIVPSSVKQMQEKTYPKTFNSFDTKKKKIIFAPHGPDPVFFGIRGEDADLLLDASKMIQTKEKPVGHLIFKSNQGTGDHLQNELDIDSIKPYSSGVIVGVVSGEPKIEQGGHIKFVISKNGSQLTCFVYKPTGITNYAAQLIKGDQIRVGGGIRRSSPKHGRVLNVEFFEVLKLQKKAILTNPTCSKCNKKMKSKGRNQGFECIRCGRKAAKKVTQVLPRKIKNQLYIPQTSAHRHLTRPQQRINVTNKKTKFTESSAWIANYN
- a CDS encoding PQQ-dependent sugar dehydrogenase, which produces MNKKLRIAGILAALAASAIILTSPSQSPPLPPPTQSLDPSIKTLATDLKKPWAMAFSDDRIFVTEKGGNIRVIQNDTLLSEPLASIRAAKIHGGGLLGITTHPDFENNHFLYIYYTYLENENLWNKVLRITESDNKIKDVTTIIDKIPGSQFYNGGVIKFGPDEKLYVTTGLSEEFSHESQNLSSLEGKILRLNDDGTIPDDNPFANSPVLSFGHRDIQGMTWDQNGNMIVTELGPTKSDEINLIRPGHNYGWPEQECGGNEKFTDPIICYDPSIEPGGIIFYSGDQLDYKNKLIMATLRGTNLFVVNFEETGVDSQKSILSGLGRIRDVMQGPDGYVYVITSNTDGKGFPAKSDDKLLRILK
- a CDS encoding DUF115 domain-containing protein translates to MMIHGWGVKYNQIVREFGYQKQNDLKAAFTLDSIISRQYSFQKLKKTISGKTVFVIGSGPSLFSSLPILKKYKDTVKICADSSLDVLVRNGIRPQIIATDLDGDLDLIRKLSKTSIIVVHAHGDNISKLEFARNFKNCIGTTQTKKVGKIENFGGFTDGDRAVFLASKFGASKIFLFGMDFGPKIGTYSRTKKSEKKIKQKKLHRGKILLEWHATKTKSDLFTLSKPIRGFKKITYQQLEHNVSS
- the pheA gene encoding prephenate dehydratase, whose translation is MPKISFQGERGAYSEDAAVTFFADSETIPCHTFAEAIESTETEKTRYSVLPVENSLEGSVGESYDLLRSTNLSVVGEIYYRVSHCLIGSDKLENIDTVYSHPQALGQCRKFIQKYKLTPIPAYDTAGSVKIIKELDKRNIACIASRRASAIHGVPIILEGIEDNANNYTRFLVLSKTKIQDGDKTSIIFSVKHEAGALFNILKEFNDYKINLTKIESRPNKSTPWEYNFYVDFDGNQYDQRIEELLQKISQQCIFLKILGSYKKAKLS
- the dph2 gene encoding diphthamide biosynthesis enzyme Dph2, translated to MIIIDEKTIFQIIQERMPVSVALNGPDGMLPRVQETATNIMNRFGIPAYVLADTTWGTCDLNSNGAKVLGAEILFNIGHTINTPSLEKNVFMIDAFDDVSFDGVAAKCAEMLRGKTVSLVTDSQHLNQVDSVRTILENNGVTVRIGKGKGQLNDGQVFGCEFYPAMEVRDQVDANVFMGQSNFHASGLALSTNKPTYVLDPYFNEVRDVTEFALMLQRKATLSIYKAAEATTFGIIVGLKEGQISKTFALKFKRELEKEGKTVQLFALTDITNERLRNLKGIDAFIQVACPRISTDNQFDKPVLSTPQANALLKILRHENIDDYLQIPHWL
- the folP gene encoding dihydropteroate synthase: MNKLGPVRVGGKNPVRIMGILNTSPESFYKKSIKRGREIRDAVKLMESNGADFVDVGGMSTAPYLSTLVSEKEETRRILDAIRHIQNTSNLPISVDTCRSSVANIALEHGVDIINDISGLKYDKNMISVIEKHSPSLVLCAYGQSPIKDPIAQVRHLLKQSITIANNISKNNIAIDPAIGFFRKTGKNHFFSKIKKDWVARDLNVLQNLSSIKLGLPILISVSNKSFIGKILNKDPQDRLYGSVAAEAISVLNGADIIRTHNVSQTKDAIFVAQKLSKQIRKGL